Proteins encoded together in one Salarchaeum sp. JOR-1 window:
- a CDS encoding ATP-dependent helicase: protein MNVRGEVAEVGEARSVSTQYGERDVLDVTLRDDASFREVSLWGKWTETAAYLAPGMELLVTDAEEREYAGETQYATGTESYVVVEPEFLVNVTDVREFVQCPRQYYLSKLQALPLKYAVTKGTIVHEVFGDLLRGRDLDDAIDERVREAGLELGLLDKEFEEVREDVRQNASAIEGWLNQGLLTEEDEWRSEYTLVSDTLGIKGRCDAIRRGMPVELKTGKNTNRDPRFHDKIQAACYALLLSERGVPADTGTLLYTKNAAMARNEASGDLSPAKEFSIGRGLLEFVVRTRNHLAALEFDGDPPTGYEGNATCEYCFEQDACMVVSGRLGQESKAGQVGRKLPEAEREYFDDLYDAIEAERREVHREYAKLWKQSPEERAEDDRAIVGLEPDSREELADGRWRLTAKRPSAATSKIREGDRVLANDGDPVHGTAEMARVERLDADAVVVSTDEPVELRRLDVYPSDLNVSRMLSALHDFVLKSDERRRDVLFGREKPAFASGTETFIDNNDAQNDAVNRALNAEDFALVHGPPGTGKTYTIARIVRELVARGERVLLSAFTNRAVDNALEAIEDQGFEDVVRVGTESGVREDMQTYRLSKSGDPREQADKLESADVVAATTATCGSRILRSQAFDVALVDEASQLTEPDTLAAANRAERFVLVGDHQQLPPVVRSGGRLSESLFERLIEQHPDAGVMLDQQYRMSQRIQAFSSSEFYDGQLRPATGDVAGQSLADIGVTGVPEGVRFEHVEGTDAAHTDAVEAERVTSLVESYLNAGVEPGAVGVIAPFRAQVTEIGRRVPDGVAVDTVDRFQGSSKEVIVVSFVASDDMESPIFEDYRRLNVALSRAKKAMVLVGDANALRTDDTYRRMVEWASL from the coding sequence GTGAACGTACGGGGCGAGGTCGCCGAGGTGGGTGAGGCTCGGTCGGTGAGCACGCAGTACGGCGAGCGCGACGTGCTTGACGTGACGCTCCGCGACGACGCGTCGTTCCGCGAGGTGTCGCTGTGGGGGAAGTGGACGGAGACGGCGGCGTACCTCGCACCGGGCATGGAGTTGCTGGTGACGGACGCGGAGGAGCGCGAGTACGCGGGGGAGACGCAGTACGCGACGGGAACGGAGTCGTACGTGGTGGTGGAACCGGAATTCCTCGTGAACGTGACGGACGTGCGGGAGTTCGTGCAGTGTCCGCGCCAGTACTACCTCTCGAAACTGCAGGCGCTCCCGCTCAAGTACGCAGTGACGAAGGGAACTATCGTCCACGAGGTGTTCGGCGACCTCCTCCGCGGCCGCGACCTGGACGACGCAATCGACGAGCGCGTGCGGGAGGCGGGGCTCGAACTCGGATTGCTGGACAAGGAGTTCGAGGAGGTGCGAGAGGACGTGCGGCAGAACGCGAGCGCCATCGAGGGCTGGCTGAATCAGGGACTCCTGACGGAGGAGGACGAGTGGCGTTCGGAGTACACGCTGGTGTCGGACACGCTCGGCATCAAGGGCCGGTGTGACGCCATCCGACGCGGGATGCCCGTGGAACTGAAGACGGGGAAGAACACGAACCGCGACCCGCGCTTCCACGACAAGATTCAGGCCGCGTGCTACGCCCTGTTGCTCTCCGAGCGCGGCGTTCCCGCGGACACGGGCACGCTCCTCTACACGAAGAACGCGGCGATGGCGCGCAACGAGGCCAGCGGCGACCTGAGCCCCGCGAAGGAGTTCAGCATCGGCCGCGGCCTCCTGGAGTTCGTCGTGCGCACTCGCAACCACCTCGCCGCGCTCGAATTCGACGGTGACCCGCCGACGGGCTACGAGGGGAACGCGACGTGCGAGTACTGCTTCGAGCAGGACGCCTGCATGGTCGTCTCCGGGCGACTGGGCCAGGAGTCGAAAGCCGGCCAGGTCGGCAGGAAGCTCCCCGAGGCCGAGCGCGAGTACTTCGACGACCTCTACGACGCCATCGAGGCCGAGCGCCGGGAAGTCCACCGGGAGTACGCGAAGCTCTGGAAGCAGAGCCCCGAAGAGCGCGCGGAGGACGACCGCGCCATCGTCGGCCTGGAACCCGATTCGCGGGAGGAGCTCGCGGACGGCCGGTGGCGGCTCACCGCGAAGCGGCCGTCCGCGGCGACCTCGAAGATTCGGGAGGGCGACCGCGTGCTCGCGAACGACGGCGACCCCGTGCACGGGACGGCGGAGATGGCGCGCGTCGAACGCCTCGACGCGGACGCGGTCGTGGTGTCGACGGACGAACCCGTGGAGCTCCGGCGACTCGACGTGTACCCGAGCGACCTGAACGTCTCCCGGATGCTGTCCGCGCTCCACGACTTCGTCCTGAAGTCCGACGAGCGCCGCCGCGACGTGCTGTTCGGCCGAGAGAAGCCGGCGTTCGCGTCGGGGACGGAGACGTTCATCGACAACAACGACGCGCAGAACGACGCCGTCAATCGGGCGCTGAACGCGGAGGACTTCGCGCTCGTGCACGGGCCGCCCGGGACGGGGAAGACGTACACCATCGCCCGCATCGTCCGCGAACTCGTCGCGCGGGGCGAGCGCGTGCTGCTGTCGGCGTTCACGAACCGCGCGGTGGACAACGCCCTCGAAGCCATCGAAGACCAGGGGTTCGAGGACGTCGTGCGCGTCGGCACGGAGTCCGGCGTCCGCGAGGACATGCAGACCTACCGCCTGTCGAAGTCCGGCGACCCCCGCGAACAGGCGGACAAACTGGAGTCCGCGGACGTGGTGGCGGCGACCACGGCGACCTGCGGGTCGCGCATCCTGCGCTCGCAGGCGTTCGACGTGGCGCTCGTGGACGAGGCCTCACAGCTCACGGAACCGGACACGCTCGCGGCGGCGAACCGCGCGGAGCGGTTCGTGCTCGTCGGCGACCACCAGCAGTTGCCGCCGGTCGTGCGGTCGGGCGGCCGGCTCTCCGAGTCCCTGTTCGAGCGGCTCATCGAGCAGCATCCGGACGCGGGCGTGATGCTCGACCAACAGTACCGGATGAGCCAGCGGATTCAGGCGTTCAGCTCGTCCGAGTTCTACGACGGCCAGTTGCGGCCCGCGACCGGCGACGTGGCGGGCCAGTCCCTCGCGGACATCGGCGTGACCGGCGTCCCCGAGGGCGTGCGGTTCGAGCACGTCGAGGGAACCGACGCCGCGCACACGGACGCCGTGGAGGCGGAGCGCGTCACCAGCCTCGTCGAGTCCTACCTGAACGCCGGCGTCGAACCCGGCGCGGTCGGCGTCATCGCGCCGTTCCGCGCGCAGGTCACGGAAATCGGCCGGCGCGTCCCGGACGGGGTCGCCGTAGACACCGTCGACCGCTTCCAGGGGTCGTCGAAGGAGGTGATCGTGGTGTCGTTCGTCGCGTCCGACGACATGGAGAGCCCGATCTTCGAGGACTACCGCCGGCTGAACGTCGCGCTCTCCCGCGCGAAGAAAGCGATGGTACTGGTGGGGGACGCGAACGCCCTCCGCACGGACGACACGTACCGGCGGATGGTCGAGTGGGCGAGCCTCTAA
- a CDS encoding DUF6789 family protein, with protein sequence MRGEASAVFGGLIGVIAHFLVLYGVAPTIGYQADPFVNIAGITGALAAFSIYLLVLGLLYPLAYHYSLQFLPEGGVLAGGFVNGVPVWLGFVVLDCLNTDQVAMCAAVAGLAALAYGYLLTYSHVEFASDF encoded by the coding sequence ATGCGAGGCGAAGCCAGCGCGGTGTTCGGCGGGCTCATCGGCGTCATCGCGCACTTCCTAGTTCTCTACGGTGTGGCACCGACTATCGGGTACCAAGCGGATCCGTTCGTGAACATCGCGGGCATCACGGGAGCGCTCGCCGCGTTCTCCATCTACCTCCTCGTTCTCGGCCTACTCTACCCGCTCGCGTACCACTACTCGCTCCAGTTCCTCCCCGAGGGCGGCGTGCTCGCGGGCGGGTTCGTGAACGGCGTCCCCGTCTGGCTCGGGTTCGTCGTCCTCGACTGCCTGAACACCGACCAGGTGGCGATGTGCGCGGCCGTCGCGGGACTCGCGGCGCTCGCCTACGGCTACCTCCTGACGTACAGCCACGTCGAGTTCGCGAGCGACTTCTAG
- a CDS encoding MBL fold metallo-hydrolase — MRVTFLGTGSAMPTGKRVQSGILLEDDENTLLVDCGSGVLHRLAATPAGYEGVDTVLLTHHHTDHVSDLLPLLKARWLAGEESLTVAGPPGTTDLVAGLLDVHDYLRDRVDLTLRDIEGEFSVAGFDVASMETRHSMQCFAYRIDDFAYSGDSEAFDGLAAFADGAEAFVHDCSFPDEVDVSNHPTPSALGRALAGNDYGTVYLTHRYPHTDGKEEELLDSIRERYGGDVELAREGDTIEV; from the coding sequence ATGCGCGTCACCTTCCTCGGAACCGGGAGCGCGATGCCGACCGGCAAGCGCGTCCAGTCCGGCATCCTCCTCGAAGACGACGAGAACACCCTGCTCGTGGACTGCGGGAGCGGCGTGCTCCACCGCCTCGCCGCCACCCCCGCCGGCTACGAGGGCGTGGACACCGTGCTCCTCACCCACCACCACACCGACCACGTGAGCGACCTCCTCCCGCTGTTGAAGGCCCGGTGGCTCGCGGGCGAGGAATCCCTCACCGTCGCGGGGCCGCCCGGAACCACCGACCTCGTGGCGGGCCTGCTGGACGTCCACGACTACCTCCGGGACAGGGTCGACCTCACGCTCCGCGACATCGAGGGCGAGTTCTCCGTCGCCGGCTTCGACGTGGCGTCGATGGAGACCAGGCACTCCATGCAGTGCTTCGCCTACCGCATCGACGACTTCGCGTACAGCGGGGATTCGGAGGCCTTCGACGGCCTCGCCGCGTTCGCGGACGGCGCCGAGGCGTTCGTGCACGACTGCTCGTTCCCCGACGAGGTGGACGTGTCGAACCACCCGACGCCGAGCGCGCTCGGCCGCGCGCTCGCCGGCAACGACTACGGCACCGTCTACCTCACGCACCGCTACCCGCACACCGACGGAAAGGAAGAGGAGCTGCTCGACTCGATTCGCGAGCGCTACGGCGGCGACGTGGAACTGGCGCGGGAGGGCGACACGATCGAGGTCTAG
- a CDS encoding mRNA surveillance protein pelota encodes MQVKGWTSVEGGRERVTLVPESLDDLWHLTYVVEPGDLVGGDTHRRIQRKDDDMRDTGGEREHMHVTLDVEGVEFHKFSNRLRISGVIERCSREDQLGMHHTINVEEYDELTIEKHWKPDQRDRVEEASEATDQPDVAIATIEEGEAHIHTVAQYGVEERGTFTGTTGKGEYARGREELFGEVAAALNRMETDAIILAGPGFTKQDLLDFVEENYPDLPEKITTVDTSAVGGRGVHEVLKRGAVEEVQAETRIAEESELIDELTEQIATEGKATYGIEEVEKAVEFGAVEHLLVLDDRLRRERAGEGDWDVDVNDLIQSVERQGGDVTVFSHEYAPGDQLKNLGGIAAVLRYRLD; translated from the coding sequence ATGCAAGTGAAGGGCTGGACGTCGGTCGAGGGTGGCCGAGAGCGGGTCACGCTCGTCCCGGAGTCCCTCGACGACCTCTGGCATCTCACGTACGTCGTCGAACCCGGAGACCTCGTCGGCGGCGACACGCACCGCCGCATCCAGCGGAAGGACGACGACATGCGGGACACGGGCGGGGAGCGCGAGCACATGCACGTCACGCTCGACGTGGAGGGCGTGGAGTTCCACAAGTTCTCGAACCGCCTCCGCATCTCGGGCGTCATCGAGCGGTGCAGCCGGGAAGACCAACTCGGGATGCACCACACCATCAACGTCGAGGAGTACGACGAGCTCACGATAGAGAAACACTGGAAGCCCGACCAGCGCGACCGCGTGGAGGAGGCGAGCGAGGCGACCGACCAGCCGGACGTGGCCATCGCGACTATCGAGGAGGGGGAGGCGCACATCCACACGGTCGCGCAGTACGGCGTCGAGGAGCGCGGGACGTTCACGGGGACGACGGGGAAGGGCGAGTACGCCCGCGGCCGCGAGGAGCTGTTCGGCGAGGTCGCGGCCGCCCTGAACCGGATGGAGACAGACGCCATCATCCTCGCCGGCCCCGGGTTCACGAAGCAAGACCTCCTAGACTTCGTCGAGGAGAACTACCCCGACCTCCCCGAGAAAATCACGACCGTGGACACGAGCGCCGTCGGCGGGCGCGGCGTCCACGAAGTCCTGAAGCGCGGCGCGGTCGAGGAAGTGCAGGCCGAGACCCGCATCGCCGAGGAGTCCGAGCTCATTGACGAACTCACCGAGCAGATCGCGACGGAGGGGAAGGCCACGTACGGCATCGAGGAGGTCGAGAAAGCCGTGGAGTTCGGCGCGGTCGAACACTTGCTCGTGCTCGACGACCGCCTGCGCCGCGAGCGCGCGGGCGAGGGCGACTGGGACGTGGACGTGAACGACCTCATCCAGTCCGTCGAACGCCAGGGCGGGGACGTGACCGTGTTCAGCCACGAGTACGCGCCCGGCGACCAGCTCAAGAACCTCGGCGGCATCGCCGCCGTCCTCCGCTACCGACTCGACTAG
- the rqcH gene encoding ribosome rescue protein RqcH: protein MSEKREMTSVDLVALTAELNTYAGAKVDKAYLYGDDLVRLKMRDFDKGRVELLIETGETKRAHVSAPEHVPDAPGRPPDFAKMLRNRLSGADFHGVRQHGFDRILEFEFRREDADTKIVAELFGDGNVAVLDENGEVVDCLETVRLSSRTVAPGAQYGFPSQRVNPLDLDYEAFAAQMRDSDTDLVRTVATQLNFGGLYGEELCTRAGVEKTMDIGDAGEDEFRALYDAMNRLFDPIQSGDLDPRVYYAEDDADSRVDVTPVPLEEYAGRESAAFDSFNAALDDYFTNLGGTEEEEGGGGVSKPDFESEIEKQERIIAQQESAIEDFEREAEQEREKAELLYGNYDLVDDILSTVRDARAAGNSWDDIEERFAEGEERGIEAAEHVRGVNEQQGTVRVRLDDHTISLDPEEGVEKNADDLYTEAKRIQEKKEGALAAIENTREELEAVRERKENWEAPEEPEEPEEVNWLSRSSIPVRKPETWYDRFRWFRTSDGFLVLGGRDADQNEELVSKYMDGYDRFFHTQAHGGPVTILKTTEPSEPSKDIDVPEQSLEEAARFAVTYSSVWKDGRGAGDAYMVMPDQVSKTAESGEYLSKGGFAIRGDRTYFRDIAVGCSVGIQCEGETRVIGGPPSAIEPRAETTVELEPGEFAQGDAAKRIYREFRERFADTSFVRKVASPDEIQKFMPPGGSRLVE, encoded by the coding sequence ATGAGCGAGAAACGCGAGATGACGAGCGTCGACCTCGTCGCCCTCACCGCGGAACTCAACACGTACGCGGGGGCGAAAGTCGATAAGGCCTATCTCTACGGGGACGACCTCGTCCGACTGAAGATGCGGGACTTCGACAAGGGGCGCGTCGAACTCCTCATCGAGACGGGGGAGACGAAGCGCGCGCACGTCTCCGCGCCCGAGCACGTCCCGGACGCGCCGGGGCGGCCGCCGGACTTCGCGAAGATGCTCCGTAACCGCCTCTCCGGTGCCGACTTCCACGGGGTTCGCCAGCACGGTTTCGACCGCATCCTGGAGTTCGAGTTCCGCCGCGAGGACGCGGACACGAAGATCGTCGCGGAGCTGTTCGGGGACGGGAACGTCGCCGTCCTGGACGAGAACGGCGAGGTCGTGGACTGCCTCGAAACCGTCCGGCTGTCGTCGCGGACGGTCGCGCCGGGCGCGCAGTACGGCTTCCCGTCCCAGCGCGTGAACCCCCTCGACCTCGACTACGAGGCGTTCGCGGCGCAGATGCGGGACTCCGATACCGACCTCGTGCGCACGGTCGCCACCCAGCTCAACTTCGGCGGCCTCTACGGCGAGGAACTCTGCACCCGCGCGGGCGTCGAGAAGACGATGGACATCGGGGACGCCGGGGAGGACGAGTTCCGCGCGCTCTACGACGCGATGAACCGGCTGTTCGACCCGATTCAGTCCGGCGACCTCGACCCCCGGGTGTACTATGCTGAGGATGACGCCGACTCCCGGGTGGACGTGACGCCGGTGCCGCTGGAGGAGTACGCGGGCCGGGAGTCGGCGGCGTTCGACTCCTTTAACGCGGCGCTCGACGACTACTTCACGAACCTCGGCGGCACCGAGGAGGAGGAGGGCGGCGGCGGCGTCTCGAAGCCCGATTTCGAGTCGGAGATAGAGAAACAAGAGCGCATCATCGCCCAGCAGGAGTCCGCCATCGAGGACTTCGAACGGGAGGCCGAGCAGGAGCGCGAGAAGGCCGAACTGCTCTACGGGAACTACGACCTCGTGGACGACATCCTGTCGACGGTGCGAGATGCCCGCGCGGCCGGGAACTCCTGGGACGACATCGAGGAGCGGTTCGCGGAGGGCGAGGAGCGCGGTATCGAGGCCGCGGAACACGTCCGGGGCGTGAACGAACAGCAGGGAACGGTTCGCGTCCGACTCGACGACCACACTATCAGCCTCGACCCCGAGGAGGGCGTGGAGAAGAACGCGGACGACCTCTACACGGAGGCCAAGCGCATCCAGGAGAAGAAGGAGGGCGCGCTGGCGGCTATCGAGAACACCCGGGAGGAACTCGAAGCCGTCCGCGAGCGCAAGGAGAACTGGGAGGCCCCGGAGGAACCCGAGGAACCCGAGGAGGTGAACTGGCTGTCGCGCTCCTCGATTCCCGTCCGGAAGCCCGAGACGTGGTACGACCGCTTCCGGTGGTTCCGAACCTCTGACGGCTTCCTCGTGCTCGGCGGCCGGGACGCCGACCAGAACGAGGAACTCGTCTCGAAGTACATGGACGGCTACGATCGCTTTTTCCACACGCAGGCTCACGGCGGCCCCGTCACGATTCTGAAGACGACGGAGCCGAGCGAACCCTCCAAGGACATCGACGTGCCCGAGCAGAGCCTGGAGGAGGCGGCGCGGTTCGCGGTGACGTACTCCTCTGTCTGGAAGGACGGCCGGGGCGCGGGCGACGCCTACATGGTGATGCCCGACCAGGTGTCGAAGACCGCGGAATCCGGCGAGTACCTCTCGAAGGGCGGGTTCGCGATTCGTGGCGACCGCACGTACTTCCGGGACATCGCGGTGGGGTGTTCGGTCGGCATCCAGTGCGAGGGCGAGACGCGCGTCATCGGCGGGCCGCCGTCCGCCATCGAACCCCGGGCGGAGACGACGGTGGAACTCGAACCCGGCGAGTTCGCGCAGGGCGACGCCGCCAAGCGCATCTACCGCGAGTTCCGCGAGCGGTTCGCGGACACGTCGTTCGTGCGGAAGGTCGCGAGCCCGGACGAGATCCAGAAGTTCATGCCGCCGGGCGGCAGCCGACTCGTCGAGTAG
- a CDS encoding ZIP family metal transporter — MQALLGGLVIAVMNMLGAMLVLVWRDPSERSLDALLGFAAGVMLSASFTSLILPGIDAAGGGSTGALQVIAGILLGVLVLDQADRWVPHVHVLITGRRRADQATQNARYASVVLFIVAITIHNMPEGLAVGVGFGSGNTGEALALMLAIGLQNIPEGLAVSVAAINAGFDRGAYAALTGIRAGIVEIPIAVLGAYAIQLSTGILPYAMGFAAGGMLFVISDEIVPETHARGHERVATLGTMLGVILMLYLDVTLAA, encoded by the coding sequence ATGCAGGCGCTCCTCGGCGGACTCGTCATCGCCGTGATGAACATGCTCGGGGCGATGCTGGTGCTCGTCTGGCGCGACCCGAGCGAGCGCTCGCTCGACGCCCTCCTCGGGTTCGCCGCGGGCGTGATGCTGTCCGCGAGCTTCACCAGCCTCATCCTCCCCGGCATCGACGCCGCCGGCGGCGGCAGCACGGGCGCGCTCCAGGTCATCGCCGGCATCCTCCTCGGCGTACTCGTCCTCGACCAGGCCGACCGCTGGGTGCCCCACGTCCACGTCCTCATCACCGGCCGACGGCGCGCCGACCAGGCGACGCAGAACGCCCGGTACGCGTCCGTCGTCCTGTTCATCGTCGCCATCACCATCCACAACATGCCCGAGGGCCTCGCCGTCGGCGTCGGGTTCGGCTCCGGAAACACCGGGGAAGCCCTCGCGCTCATGCTCGCTATCGGCCTCCAGAACATCCCCGAGGGGCTCGCGGTCTCCGTCGCCGCGATCAACGCCGGGTTCGACCGGGGCGCGTACGCCGCGCTCACCGGCATCCGCGCGGGCATCGTCGAAATCCCCATCGCCGTCCTCGGCGCGTACGCCATCCAGCTGTCCACCGGCATCCTCCCGTACGCCATGGGGTTCGCGGCCGGCGGCATGCTGTTCGTCATCTCGGACGAAATCGTCCCGGAGACCCACGCGCGCGGCCACGAGCGCGTCGCCACCCTCGGCACGATGCTCGGCGTCATCCTCATGCTCTACCTCGACGTAACGCTCGCCGCGTAA
- the surE gene encoding 5'/3'-nucleotidase SurE has product MSDSLSVLLTNDDGIDAPGLEAVYDRLAETHDVTVVAPEENQSGTGQTRSWGEVEYDERHHGYAVKGTPADCVAIGVAALDLDPDVVVSGCNDGPNIGAHILARSGTIGAAMEASFLNYPAIAVSMYDWEYTPGDRYEPQYAKFETAADAVHDLLPGFAEDEFLPTADYLTVNAPATGQTENSVYRVTRPTQEYELEAEFTEAGVNVNDKFWNELFERDVPDPEGTDRRAVVDDEISVSPLTAPHDVAPGATAGGLVDL; this is encoded by the coding sequence ATGAGCGACTCCCTCTCCGTCCTGCTCACGAACGACGACGGCATCGACGCCCCCGGCCTCGAAGCCGTCTACGACCGCCTCGCCGAGACGCACGACGTGACCGTCGTCGCGCCCGAGGAGAACCAGTCCGGCACCGGCCAGACCCGGAGCTGGGGGGAAGTCGAGTACGACGAACGCCACCACGGCTACGCCGTGAAGGGCACGCCCGCGGACTGCGTCGCCATCGGCGTCGCCGCCCTTGACCTCGACCCCGACGTGGTCGTCTCCGGCTGTAACGACGGTCCGAACATCGGCGCGCACATCCTCGCGCGCTCCGGCACCATCGGCGCGGCGATGGAAGCCTCCTTCCTCAACTACCCCGCCATCGCCGTCTCCATGTACGACTGGGAGTACACGCCCGGCGACCGCTACGAGCCCCAGTACGCGAAATTCGAGACCGCCGCCGACGCCGTCCACGACCTCCTTCCCGGGTTCGCCGAGGACGAGTTCCTCCCGACCGCGGACTACCTCACCGTCAACGCCCCCGCCACCGGACAGACCGAGAACAGCGTCTACCGCGTCACCCGCCCCACCCAGGAGTACGAACTCGAAGCCGAGTTCACCGAGGCGGGCGTGAACGTCAACGACAAGTTCTGGAACGAGCTCTTCGAGCGCGACGTCCCCGACCCCGAGGGCACGGATCGCCGCGCGGTCGTGGACGACGAAATCAGCGTCAGTCCCCTCACCGCGCCCCACGACGTCGCGCCCGGCGCGACCGCCGGCGGACTCGTCGACCTATAA
- a CDS encoding carboxymuconolactone decarboxylase family protein, which translates to MDIRGEPRVPYVESREELPEPQREHYDRITASRDSVIGPFGVLLHSPVLAGRVADLGSYLRFESALPEGLRELAIVVSGREFDAAFEWAVHAPLAREAGVSEAALDAVVDDAPVDDIPADEGVVIRFGRELWRDHAVSEETYRAAADAFGVQGVVDLTALLGYYGLVACVLNAFEVLPAAETPL; encoded by the coding sequence ATGGATATTCGTGGTGAGCCGCGGGTGCCGTACGTCGAGTCGCGCGAGGAACTCCCGGAGCCCCAGCGCGAGCACTACGACCGCATCACGGCGAGTCGAGACAGCGTAATCGGGCCGTTCGGCGTGCTCCTCCACAGCCCCGTGCTCGCGGGCCGAGTGGCAGATTTGGGGAGCTATCTCCGGTTCGAGAGCGCGCTCCCGGAGGGCTTGCGGGAGTTGGCTATCGTGGTGTCGGGCCGGGAGTTCGACGCGGCGTTCGAGTGGGCGGTGCACGCGCCGCTCGCGCGCGAGGCGGGCGTGAGCGAGGCCGCGTTGGACGCCGTGGTGGACGACGCGCCGGTGGACGACATTCCCGCTGACGAGGGGGTGGTGATTCGGTTCGGACGCGAACTCTGGCGCGACCACGCGGTCTCGGAGGAGACGTATCGCGCGGCGGCGGACGCGTTCGGCGTGCAGGGCGTCGTCGACCTCACGGCCCTCCTCGGATATTACGGGCTGGTCGCGTGCGTGCTGAACGCCTTCGAGGTGTTGCCCGCGGCGGAGACGCCGTTATAG
- a CDS encoding tRNA uridine(34) 5-carboxymethylaminomethyl modification radical SAM/GNAT enzyme Elp3, whose amino-acid sequence MSSGSESAFEAACDELVDRLLAGEVAQDDIEQAKMDVCGEYSAPKVPTHAELLDYAPQSRREELEDLLQRKPVRTASGVTPVAVMTSPHMCPHGKCLYCPGGPASEFDSSQSYTGHEPAAARGEQNDYDPYGQVTLRLHQLREIGHPVDKVELIVMGGTMTARSHDYQEWFVKRALEALNDFDPEQEPQPAEGVSFAQDPEEYDFQYLEDVKTENEFGSIRNIGTTFETKPDWCDLEQIDRMLDLGGTKVEVGVQTTYERINREMHRGHGMQASMDANRRLRDAAFKVGFHMMPGQPGMTEEMILEDFRRLFEEPEWRPDYLKIYPTLVVRGTRIYDQWRRDEFDPLGNEQAAELVARVMKDIPRYVRLQRVQRDIPADFIDAGVWKSNLRQLAWQKLDDHGWTCDCIRCREVGMNDEDPENVELDVLTYEAGGGTEHFISFEDFEKDLLVGFARLRFPNDPVRRELDNAALLRELHVYGGETGIGEESRDDQHQHRGYGRRLMERAEDMAADAGYDKLSVISGIGARQYYKQKLGYVQDGPYVSTGL is encoded by the coding sequence ATGAGTTCAGGGTCGGAGAGCGCGTTCGAGGCCGCCTGCGACGAGCTCGTCGACCGACTCCTCGCGGGCGAGGTCGCGCAGGACGACATCGAGCAGGCGAAGATGGACGTCTGCGGGGAGTACTCCGCGCCGAAGGTGCCGACGCACGCCGAACTCCTCGATTACGCCCCTCAGAGCCGCCGGGAGGAACTCGAAGACCTCCTGCAGCGAAAGCCCGTGCGCACCGCGTCGGGCGTGACGCCGGTCGCGGTGATGACGAGCCCGCACATGTGTCCGCACGGGAAGTGCCTCTACTGTCCCGGCGGCCCCGCCTCGGAGTTCGACTCTAGCCAGTCGTACACGGGTCACGAGCCCGCGGCGGCGCGCGGCGAGCAGAACGACTACGACCCCTACGGGCAGGTGACGCTCCGGCTGCACCAGCTCCGCGAAATCGGCCATCCCGTCGACAAGGTGGAGCTCATCGTCATGGGCGGGACGATGACCGCGCGCAGTCACGACTACCAGGAGTGGTTCGTGAAGCGCGCGCTCGAAGCGCTCAACGACTTCGACCCCGAGCAGGAGCCGCAGCCGGCGGAGGGCGTGTCGTTCGCGCAAGACCCCGAGGAGTACGACTTCCAGTACCTGGAGGACGTGAAGACCGAGAACGAGTTCGGGAGTATCCGGAACATCGGGACGACGTTCGAGACGAAGCCGGACTGGTGTGACCTCGAGCAGATAGACCGCATGCTCGACCTGGGGGGGACGAAGGTCGAGGTGGGCGTGCAGACGACGTACGAGCGCATCAACCGCGAGATGCATCGCGGGCACGGGATGCAGGCGTCGATGGACGCGAACCGCCGGCTCCGGGACGCGGCGTTCAAGGTCGGGTTCCACATGATGCCGGGACAGCCGGGGATGACGGAGGAGATGATACTGGAGGACTTCCGGCGGCTGTTCGAGGAGCCGGAGTGGCGGCCGGACTACCTCAAGATCTATCCGACGCTCGTCGTGCGCGGCACCCGCATCTACGACCAGTGGCGCCGAGACGAGTTCGACCCCCTCGGGAACGAGCAGGCCGCCGAACTGGTCGCGCGTGTGATGAAGGACATCCCGCGGTACGTGCGGTTGCAGCGCGTGCAGCGCGACATCCCCGCGGACTTCATCGACGCGGGCGTCTGGAAGTCGAACCTCCGCCAGCTCGCCTGGCAGAAGCTGGACGACCACGGCTGGACGTGCGACTGTATCCGCTGTCGGGAGGTCGGGATGAACGACGAGGATCCGGAGAACGTCGAACTCGACGTGCTGACGTATGAGGCCGGCGGCGGCACGGAACACTTCATCAGCTTCGAGGACTTCGAGAAAGACCTCCTCGTCGGGTTCGCACGCCTCCGATTCCCGAACGACCCGGTGCGGCGCGAACTCGATAACGCCGCCCTCCTGCGCGAACTCCACGTCTACGGCGGCGAGACGGGAATCGGCGAGGAGAGCCGGGACGACCAGCACCAACACCGGGGCTACGGCCGCCGCCTCATGGAACGCGCAGAGGACATGGCCGCCGACGCCGGCTACGACAAACTCTCCGTCATCTCCGGCATCGGCGCGCGCCAGTACTACAAGCAGAAGCTCGGGTACGTGCAGGACGGCCCGTACGTGAGTACGGGGCTGTAG